In Pedobacter heparinus DSM 2366, the following are encoded in one genomic region:
- a CDS encoding SRPBCC family protein, which translates to MEQKTKVNAEAGKQEIVITREFDLPLELLFKAYVEAEIVEQWMGTKVLLLENKKHGSYGFETRDPKGNVVFKANGVIHEFVPEQKITRTFEMERTAFDVQLEFLEFEALTEGRSKLNMQVIYRSVALRDQQLKLPFAMGINMAHNRLQEVVNKLK; encoded by the coding sequence ATGGAACAAAAAACTAAAGTTAATGCCGAAGCGGGCAAGCAGGAAATTGTGATTACAAGGGAATTTGATTTGCCATTGGAATTGCTTTTTAAAGCATATGTAGAGGCCGAAATTGTTGAGCAATGGATGGGCACAAAAGTATTGCTGCTTGAGAATAAAAAACATGGAAGTTATGGCTTTGAAACCAGGGACCCTAAGGGAAATGTGGTATTTAAAGCCAATGGGGTAATTCATGAATTTGTTCCCGAACAGAAAATCACCCGGACATTTGAAATGGAGCGTACAGCTTTTGATGTTCAGCTTGAATTTCTGGAATTTGAAGCACTGACTGAAGGCAGGAGTAAACTGAACATGCAGGTGATATACAGGTCGGTAGCACTTAGGGACCAGCAACTAAAATTGCCTTTTGCCATGGGTATCAATATGGCACATAACCGGTTACAGGAAGTCGTAAACAAATTAAAATAA
- a CDS encoding SDR family NAD(P)-dependent oxidoreductase has product MMMKRLENKIALVTGGGRGMGANITKRLAAEGAAVVLTYSKSAEQSERIAAEINQAGGRAIAIKADSADPAELTNAVDKTISAFGHIDIIVNNAGIYVGKAFEEHTMEDYEQVMAVNVRAVYASALAAVKHIPDGGRIITIGSNMADNATGPHATLYAMSKSALSGFTKGLARDLGPRDITVNLVQPGPINTDMNPSDTELADFLRSRMALKDYGTGDDVAGLVAFLASDEGKYITGTALTIDGGFNA; this is encoded by the coding sequence ATGATGATGAAACGTTTAGAAAACAAAATAGCCCTGGTAACCGGCGGCGGCAGGGGTATGGGAGCCAACATTACGAAAAGACTTGCGGCAGAGGGTGCTGCTGTGGTTTTGACCTATTCGAAATCGGCAGAACAATCGGAAAGGATTGCAGCCGAAATTAACCAGGCAGGAGGGCGGGCAATTGCCATCAAGGCAGATAGTGCCGATCCGGCGGAGCTGACCAATGCTGTTGATAAAACCATCTCGGCATTCGGGCACATTGACATTATTGTAAACAATGCCGGTATTTATGTAGGAAAAGCTTTTGAGGAACATACGATGGAAGATTATGAGCAGGTGATGGCAGTGAATGTACGTGCTGTATATGCATCTGCGCTGGCAGCTGTAAAACACATTCCTGATGGTGGCCGGATCATTACGATTGGGAGCAATATGGCCGACAATGCAACAGGTCCGCATGCTACCCTGTATGCAATGAGCAAATCGGCCCTTAGCGGCTTTACGAAGGGACTGGCGCGTGACCTTGGGCCAAGGGACATCACCGTAAACCTGGTTCAGCCTGGCCCCATTAATACCGATATGAACCCATCAGATACTGAACTGGCAGATTTTTTAAGAAGCCGGATGGCTTTGAAAGATTATGGAACAGGAGATGATGTGGCTGGACTGGTTGCTTTTCTGGCCAGTGATGAAGGGAAGTACATTACAGGCACAGCCCTTACCATTGATGGTGGCTTTAACGCATAA
- a CDS encoding DoxX family protein, whose protein sequence is MTKRNKIIYWIATSWLALGMVSTAIVQLMKTKEEVESFTRLGYPAYLLTVLGIWKILGVVAVLVPKFPLVKEWAYAGFFFAMSGAVISHLLVKDEAKELFGPMLLLVLTVVSWYFRPEDRKIFS, encoded by the coding sequence ATGACAAAGCGGAATAAAATTATCTATTGGATTGCTACCAGCTGGCTTGCACTGGGCATGGTATCTACAGCAATTGTACAGCTGATGAAGACAAAAGAGGAGGTGGAAAGCTTTACCCGTTTGGGTTATCCGGCTTACCTGCTGACCGTGCTGGGAATATGGAAAATTTTGGGGGTTGTAGCTGTGCTTGTCCCAAAATTCCCTTTGGTAAAGGAATGGGCATATGCAGGCTTTTTCTTTGCCATGTCTGGTGCTGTAATTTCTCATCTGCTTGTTAAAGATGAGGCTAAAGAACTTTTCGGCCCCATGTTATTGCTGGTGCTGACTGTAGTGTCCTGGTATTTCAGGCCTGAGGATAGAAAAATATTTTCTTAA
- a CDS encoding ArsR/SmtB family transcription factor, whose translation MNLRRDVFQAIADPTRRAILLLVASQSLTAGAIAANFNTARPTVSRHLQILTECELLEQEQSGREIYYYINAKKMKEVSDFIEPFRQMWDERFNKLEAIMKNYQPKK comes from the coding sequence ATGAATTTAAGACGAGATGTATTTCAAGCCATAGCAGACCCAACAAGGAGGGCCATATTGCTGCTGGTTGCTTCGCAATCGCTTACGGCTGGTGCAATAGCCGCAAATTTTAACACGGCAAGACCAACCGTTTCCAGGCACCTGCAAATACTTACTGAATGCGAATTGCTTGAACAGGAGCAAAGCGGCAGGGAAATTTACTATTACATTAATGCAAAAAAAATGAAAGAAGTATCTGACTTTATCGAGCCATTTCGACAGATGTGGGACGAACGGTTCAATAAACTGGAAGCTATCATGAAAAATTACCAACCAAAAAAATAG
- a CDS encoding sugar MFS transporter, with product MIDQTEKTSYTIPFATLTTLFFMWGFITCMNDVLIPHLKELFSLTYLQSMLVQFCFFGAYFIGSVIYFVTSYLWGDPINKIGYKNGMLLGLLIAALGCFLFYPAAVFSAYGLFLSALFILGLGFTLLQIAANPYVSLLGKPEGASSRLNLAQAFNSLGTTIAPVIGGFLIFEFFAEGGKITAKATEMPYIIFTAVFVLIAICLYLIKLPEFKSEEHTEKGLGALQFPQLKLGILGIFFYVGAEVCIGSFIINFLALPEIMGISESVSKNYLALYWGGSMIGRFLGAISLNQNLSGIKKVGFMLVAAAAVFLLISSIVDLNFAQISTFLIFMGINLLGFFIGKAAPARTLLVFALINVVLVILTIVNAGSFAMWTIISVGLFNSIMWSNIFTLSIHGLGKYTSQGSSLLVMAILGGALLPLVQGAFADSLGIHHSFFVPALGYLYIAFFGFYCSRKLGNVKAEIIGGGH from the coding sequence ATGATCGACCAGACCGAGAAGACCAGTTATACCATACCATTTGCAACTTTGACCACTCTTTTTTTCATGTGGGGATTTATTACCTGCATGAACGATGTGCTCATTCCTCACCTTAAGGAACTGTTCAGCCTTACTTACCTGCAATCCATGCTGGTACAGTTTTGCTTTTTCGGGGCTTACTTTATTGGTTCAGTCATTTATTTTGTGACTTCCTATCTGTGGGGCGATCCTATCAATAAGATAGGTTATAAAAACGGGATGTTGCTGGGGCTTCTTATTGCAGCCCTTGGTTGTTTTCTGTTTTATCCGGCAGCTGTTTTTTCTGCTTACGGACTTTTTTTAAGTGCATTGTTTATACTCGGATTGGGTTTTACTTTATTGCAGATTGCAGCAAATCCGTATGTTTCTTTATTGGGAAAACCGGAGGGCGCTTCCAGTCGTTTAAACCTTGCACAGGCTTTTAACTCGCTGGGCACTACCATTGCCCCTGTGATAGGCGGTTTCCTTATTTTTGAGTTTTTTGCGGAGGGCGGTAAGATTACAGCAAAGGCCACAGAAATGCCCTACATTATCTTTACGGCTGTATTTGTATTGATTGCTATATGTTTGTATCTCATTAAGCTCCCGGAATTTAAATCGGAAGAACATACCGAGAAGGGCCTGGGTGCCCTGCAGTTTCCACAACTGAAACTTGGTATTTTAGGCATATTCTTTTATGTCGGGGCCGAGGTATGTATCGGTAGCTTCATCATTAACTTTCTGGCACTTCCTGAAATTATGGGGATTTCTGAATCGGTGAGCAAAAACTACCTGGCCTTATACTGGGGCGGTTCAATGATTGGCCGTTTTCTGGGGGCCATATCCCTAAACCAGAACCTGTCGGGCATTAAGAAAGTTGGCTTTATGCTGGTTGCTGCGGCTGCGGTTTTTCTGCTCATTTCAAGTATAGTAGACCTTAATTTTGCTCAGATCTCAACCTTTTTGATTTTTATGGGCATTAACCTGCTTGGTTTCTTTATCGGCAAGGCAGCACCTGCCCGAACACTGTTGGTTTTTGCACTGATCAATGTGGTATTGGTGATACTTACCATCGTTAATGCGGGCTCTTTTGCGATGTGGACAATTATAAGCGTTGGTTTGTTCAACTCCATTATGTGGTCAAACATATTTACACTTTCTATACATGGATTGGGCAAATATACCAGTCAGGGTTCATCATTATTGGTAATGGCGATTCTTGGTGGGGCACTGCTTCCATTGGTACAGGGTGCATTTGCCGATAGCCTGGGCATTCATCATTCGTTCTTTGTACCTGCACTGGGCTATCTATACATCGCTTTTTTTGGATTTTACTGTTCCCGGAAACTGGGTAATGTTAAGGCTGAAATTATAGGCGGGGGGCATTAG
- a CDS encoding anti-sigma regulatory factor: MIISLSKDNVQVVKEQDVVLLRNRVKEVAIKIKMGLVNQTKLITAASELLRNMLRYGGGGFCLIEIVSKGRDNGVRLTFTDKGPGIPDLSLAMKDGYSTGRSLGLGLPGAKRLVNEFDLKSKVGEGTTVMILKWANG; the protein is encoded by the coding sequence ATGATTATCTCACTGAGTAAGGATAACGTCCAGGTCGTAAAAGAACAGGATGTGGTGTTATTGCGGAATCGCGTAAAAGAAGTAGCAATTAAGATCAAAATGGGACTCGTGAATCAAACCAAATTGATTACAGCTGCCAGCGAACTTCTGCGTAACATGTTGCGTTATGGCGGTGGTGGCTTCTGCCTTATTGAAATTGTTTCAAAAGGCAGAGACAACGGCGTCAGACTTACATTCACCGATAAAGGCCCCGGCATTCCGGATCTTTCGCTCGCCATGAAAGACGGTTACTCAACAGGAAGAAGCCTGGGACTTGGTCTCCCAGGCGCTAAACGCCTCGTCAATGAATTTGATTTAAAAAGTAAAGTTGGAGAAGGAACGACAGTGATGATTTTAAAATGGGCCAATGGTTGA
- a CDS encoding STAS domain-containing protein, translating to MSFNLHKLLQKQKKNILELWMKNQLADEGLREDLISNEDLRSQSEELISSLVNNLTSSDMEDLDGDNWNPVIEILGGIAITRARQGFSPRETGRFVFSLKDALLSILQNEISDPKVLFEESGKISRVMDNLSIITFETFIKGREEVILRQTDEIAEISTPVIRVWDGILALPIIGTLDSSRTQIVMENLLQEIVETGSSIAILDISGVPAVDSLVAQHLIKTVSATRLMGAECIISGIRPEIAQTVVHLGIDLSNIITKASLATALAYAFKVLKLEVKRTTIIKN from the coding sequence ATGTCATTTAACTTGCACAAATTGCTACAAAAACAAAAAAAAAACATCCTTGAACTTTGGATGAAAAACCAACTCGCAGATGAAGGCCTTCGTGAAGATCTGATCAGCAATGAAGACCTAAGGAGTCAATCTGAAGAACTCATTTCCTCATTAGTTAATAATCTGACCTCTAGTGATATGGAAGATCTGGACGGCGACAATTGGAATCCTGTAATTGAAATACTTGGTGGAATTGCCATTACCAGGGCAAGACAGGGATTCAGTCCAAGAGAAACGGGCCGATTTGTTTTCTCCCTGAAAGATGCACTTTTGTCTATCTTACAAAATGAGATCTCAGATCCTAAAGTACTGTTTGAAGAATCCGGCAAGATCAGCCGTGTGATGGACAATCTCAGCATCATTACATTTGAAACATTCATTAAAGGCCGTGAAGAAGTAATCCTCAGACAAACAGATGAAATTGCTGAAATATCCACACCGGTAATCCGCGTTTGGGATGGCATACTTGCCCTACCCATCATCGGAACGCTGGACAGCTCCAGAACACAAATCGTGATGGAGAACCTCCTGCAGGAAATCGTAGAAACAGGTTCAAGCATCGCCATCCTGGATATATCAGGTGTACCTGCAGTCGATTCGTTAGTTGCACAACATTTAATCAAAACAGTAAGTGCAACCAGACTTATGGGCGCAGAATGCATCATTAGCGGTATCCGACCAGAAATCGCGCAAACTGTGGTACATCTTGGCATTGATCTATCCAACATCATCACCAAGGCAAGTTTGGCAACAGCCCTTGCTTATGCATTCAAAGTGCTCAAACTGGAGGTTAAAAGAACAACAATTATTAAAAACTAA
- a CDS encoding STAS domain-containing protein translates to MGNFLLVTIQVDLYDRLALNLEADLVQMVSKTNARGVLIDISAVSIVDSFMGRIIGNIASMSKIMDAETVVVGMQPAVAITLIELGLPLKGVHTALNVERGMDLLKSMIGTTEEEPEEEDDDYLTE, encoded by the coding sequence ATGGGAAACTTCTTGCTGGTTACTATACAAGTAGACCTGTACGACCGGCTCGCGCTGAACCTGGAAGCAGATTTGGTACAAATGGTTAGCAAAACCAATGCAAGAGGTGTTTTAATTGATATTTCGGCTGTTTCAATAGTGGACTCCTTCATGGGCCGCATCATCGGGAATATTGCAAGTATGTCAAAAATTATGGATGCTGAAACCGTAGTGGTCGGCATGCAACCTGCTGTGGCCATCACACTGATTGAACTCGGACTTCCCTTAAAAGGCGTCCACACTGCATTGAATGTGGAACGTGGCATGGATCTTCTTAAATCTATGATCGGTACCACCGAAGAAGAACCTGAAGAAGAGGACGATGATTATCTCACTGAGTAA
- a CDS encoding DUF4256 domain-containing protein, with protein MKNNKKELLPQQREELLKTLKARFEKNMNRHKGLEWAKVQAKLEASTEKLWSLDDMEITGGEPDVVGYDQKTDEYIFYDCSAESPKGRRSLCYDQQAWASRKEHKPANSAMDVAAEMGIELLTEEQYRELQQFGKFDTKTSSWITTPAAIRALGGAIFGDYRYGTVFIYHNGAESYYAARGFRASLRV; from the coding sequence ATGAAAAACAATAAAAAAGAATTGTTGCCGCAACAGCGGGAAGAACTGCTCAAAACATTGAAAGCGCGTTTTGAAAAAAATATGAACCGTCATAAAGGTTTGGAATGGGCTAAAGTACAGGCTAAGCTGGAAGCCAGTACAGAAAAATTATGGTCGCTTGATGACATGGAAATAACCGGTGGTGAACCTGATGTAGTGGGTTATGATCAAAAAACGGACGAATATATTTTTTATGATTGTTCGGCAGAAAGCCCTAAAGGCCGCAGAAGCCTTTGTTACGACCAGCAGGCCTGGGCATCGAGGAAGGAGCATAAACCGGCAAATAGTGCGATGGATGTAGCGGCTGAAATGGGTATTGAGTTATTAACGGAAGAACAATACCGGGAGCTGCAGCAGTTTGGAAAGTTTGATACCAAGACCTCCAGCTGGATAACCACACCTGCAGCTATCAGAGCACTGGGCGGGGCTATTTTTGGCGATTATCGCTATGGTACTGTATTCATTTACCATAACGGTGCGGAATCATATTATGCAGCAAGGGGCTTCCGGGCTTCGCTAAGAGTTTGA
- a CDS encoding PhnA domain-containing protein — protein sequence MEEQLLIRSENKCELCGSAGSLKLFEVLPHAGRTEDNCVMICDKCLAQVEKTEEPDLKHLNCLRTSIWSAVPGVQVITWRLLNRLKDENWAADSLDMMYLDEDTLAWAQAGLDEESNTANEVHKDCNGQLLETGNSVVLTKTLDVKGSSLSAKLGTVVKNIRLVENNTDQIEGKIEGQTIVILTRYVRKQS from the coding sequence TTGGAAGAGCAGTTGCTGATAAGAAGCGAAAATAAATGTGAACTGTGCGGATCTGCCGGATCTTTAAAGTTGTTTGAAGTTTTACCACATGCCGGCCGGACGGAAGATAACTGTGTCATGATCTGTGATAAATGCCTGGCTCAGGTAGAGAAAACAGAAGAACCTGACCTGAAACACCTGAATTGTTTAAGGACCAGCATCTGGAGTGCAGTGCCGGGTGTACAGGTAATTACCTGGCGTTTGTTAAACCGTTTGAAAGATGAAAACTGGGCTGCAGACAGTCTGGATATGATGTACCTGGATGAGGATACGCTGGCCTGGGCACAGGCAGGCCTTGATGAAGAAAGCAATACTGCCAATGAGGTCCACAAGGATTGTAACGGGCAGTTGCTGGAAACCGGGAATTCGGTTGTTTTAACAAAGACACTGGATGTTAAAGGCTCTTCTTTAAGTGCAAAACTGGGCACTGTAGTGAAAAATATCAGGCTGGTTGAAAACAATACCGATCAGATTGAAGGTAAAATTGAGGGACAAACCATTGTTATCCTTACCAGGTATGTAAGGAAACAAAGTTAA
- a CDS encoding sensor histidine kinase: MTEIITISLENEMDLVLAHKKSMKAAEKLGLTIATQTTFATAVSEVARTVIDYTNNGLLNIYIDGTIPRFNLMAQIIFSSEARLTKSDEGFYYAQKLVPEFEMSTSGTDHLITMRIGLPRFLKLDQLKINLLKAFFEKEEPINAYEQIKHKNSVLHKITGEQEIEIKREREINEKKNEFISIASHEIKTPITVIKAYAQMLKMMRSECSNKANEIIDRLNGQTNKLSYLANQLMDVSKVENGKLQYNFESTKINQFVGEVLSVLKHVYPGNELEWSNCEETEVNLDKLRMEQVLTNLIGNASKYSAPNSAIKITGTVAQEQIIIAVIDKGIGMSAENMERIFEKFYRNKEITDSHPGLGMGLYITSKIINDHGGKIWVESEQGKGSAFHFTIPLFTPAKN, from the coding sequence ATGACTGAGATTATAACGATATCGCTTGAAAACGAAATGGACCTGGTATTGGCTCATAAAAAATCCATGAAAGCCGCCGAAAAACTCGGACTTACCATCGCCACACAGACCACTTTTGCGACCGCCGTATCAGAAGTTGCCCGAACTGTCATAGATTATACCAACAACGGTTTGTTGAACATTTATATAGACGGCACCATCCCCCGCTTCAACCTAATGGCCCAAATTATCTTTAGCAGCGAAGCCAGATTAACCAAATCGGATGAAGGGTTTTACTACGCACAAAAACTTGTTCCAGAATTTGAAATGAGCACCTCCGGTACAGATCATTTAATTACCATGCGCATCGGTCTTCCCCGATTCCTCAAACTTGATCAACTGAAAATCAATTTACTCAAAGCATTTTTTGAAAAAGAAGAACCCATCAATGCCTATGAACAGATCAAACACAAAAACAGTGTACTCCATAAAATCACCGGAGAACAAGAAATAGAAATCAAACGGGAAAGAGAAATTAACGAAAAGAAAAACGAATTCATCTCCATTGCCAGTCACGAAATCAAAACCCCTATTACCGTCATCAAAGCCTATGCGCAAATGCTCAAAATGATGCGATCCGAATGTAGCAACAAAGCCAATGAAATCATAGACAGGCTAAACGGGCAAACCAATAAACTTAGCTATTTAGCCAATCAACTCATGGACGTTTCCAAAGTTGAGAACGGCAAATTACAATACAACTTTGAATCAACTAAAATTAATCAATTTGTAGGTGAGGTCCTATCTGTACTTAAACATGTTTATCCAGGAAATGAACTGGAGTGGAGCAATTGTGAGGAAACTGAAGTCAATCTCGACAAACTGCGCATGGAGCAGGTACTCACCAATCTGATCGGAAATGCATCCAAGTATTCCGCACCAAACTCAGCCATCAAAATTACAGGCACTGTTGCCCAAGAACAGATCATAATTGCTGTCATTGATAAGGGAATAGGCATGTCCGCAGAGAATATGGAACGTATATTTGAGAAATTCTACCGGAACAAAGAAATCACAGACAGCCACCCTGGACTTGGGATGGGGCTGTACATCACCTCAAAAATCATCAATGACCACGGCGGAAAGATTTGGGTTGAAAGTGAACAAGGAAAAGGCTCAGCCTTCCATTTCACAATTCCCCTGTTTACGCCAGCCAAAAACTAA
- a CDS encoding ATP-binding protein, which produces MVDATHTSFPANDRSYFSLLKKDIHRLAETAGLTKLRISELDIIVAELTSNLFKYGESGEILFGTFQNGDAPYIELICIDSGPGMHNPSRMLVDGVSTSNTMGHGLGSIKRLSDTFDIYSQVGWGTIILSRIYVKGKPQKKEPVTIHPLVLSKPGETTSGDGIAYKVTKDGIKLMLCDGLGHGPEANKAINEAAASFRVFPDSSPTETLRFIHNSIKKTRGMVANVVNYDFKTKCWTSAGIGNIAARWLGPGISKNHMSYNGIVGHNIPASMNDQQYSSEEYNQLILCSDGIKTRWEMNKYPLIQKCDPAIFCAALYKDQARRTDDMSIIIIKIN; this is translated from the coding sequence ATGGTTGATGCAACACACACCAGCTTCCCGGCAAACGACAGGAGCTATTTTTCTCTACTCAAAAAAGACATACACCGCCTGGCTGAAACTGCAGGCCTAACTAAACTACGGATTTCTGAACTGGACATTATTGTAGCAGAACTGACGAGCAACCTATTCAAATACGGAGAAAGTGGGGAAATCCTGTTTGGCACATTTCAAAACGGAGACGCTCCCTATATTGAACTCATCTGTATAGATTCAGGTCCCGGAATGCACAATCCATCCAGAATGCTGGTCGACGGAGTATCCACAAGTAACACCATGGGGCATGGTTTGGGTAGCATTAAACGTTTATCTGATACTTTCGACATCTATTCCCAGGTGGGATGGGGAACGATCATACTCAGCCGAATCTACGTCAAAGGCAAACCACAAAAAAAGGAACCAGTGACCATCCACCCGCTTGTCCTTTCAAAACCAGGAGAAACCACCAGCGGTGACGGCATTGCCTATAAAGTAACCAAAGACGGAATCAAACTGATGCTATGCGACGGACTTGGTCATGGGCCCGAAGCCAATAAAGCCATTAACGAAGCAGCAGCCTCATTCCGGGTATTCCCCGACAGCAGCCCAACGGAGACCTTAAGATTCATCCACAATTCCATAAAAAAAACGCGAGGCATGGTGGCAAACGTCGTCAACTACGATTTTAAAACAAAATGCTGGACCTCTGCCGGTATAGGAAACATAGCCGCAAGGTGGCTAGGTCCAGGTATCAGCAAAAATCACATGAGCTATAACGGAATAGTCGGGCACAACATACCCGCCAGCATGAACGATCAGCAGTATAGCAGTGAAGAATATAACCAGTTGATCTTATGTTCAGACGGAATCAAAACCCGCTGGGAAATGAATAAATATCCTCTGATCCAAAAATGTGACCCCGCAATTTTCTGTGCAGCGCTTTATAAAGACCAGGCACGCAGAACAGATGACATGTCTATCATTATTATTAAAATCAACTAA
- a CDS encoding alpha/beta fold hydrolase codes for MKRTIVYAVVALLIVSSCNNVKQSKESKGYAEVNGIKMYYEIYGQGEPLVLLHGGGSTIQSTFGRVIPMLAKHRKLIAVELQAHGRTGDRPVDASFEQDADDVATLLKHLNIDRADFFGFSNGGTTCVQIAIRYPQIVSKIILGSALCKRSGMPAQFWDFMKQAKLSNMPAELKEAYLQVSPNPAGLQVMHDKDAKRMVNFRDIPDEQVKSIKAPTFIIIADQDVIQPEHAIEMHRQITNSELAIIPGVHGEYIEEITTLKSNSKEARFVIPMLESFLDKGRRK; via the coding sequence ATGAAAAGGACAATCGTATATGCTGTTGTAGCACTGCTGATAGTATCATCCTGCAATAATGTAAAACAATCTAAAGAAAGTAAGGGATATGCTGAAGTCAACGGAATTAAAATGTACTATGAAATTTATGGACAAGGTGAGCCACTTGTTTTGCTGCACGGTGGTGGCTCTACGATCCAATCAACATTTGGAAGAGTCATCCCAATGCTTGCAAAACATAGAAAACTAATAGCCGTAGAGTTACAGGCGCACGGAAGAACTGGTGACAGGCCAGTGGACGCATCTTTTGAGCAGGACGCAGATGATGTAGCGACACTTTTGAAACACTTAAATATTGACAGAGCTGATTTCTTCGGCTTTAGTAACGGCGGGACAACCTGTGTTCAAATTGCCATTCGTTACCCTCAAATCGTTAGCAAAATAATTTTAGGTTCTGCACTTTGCAAACGTAGTGGAATGCCTGCACAATTTTGGGATTTCATGAAACAGGCAAAGCTATCTAATATGCCTGCAGAGTTAAAAGAAGCTTACTTACAAGTTTCTCCAAATCCTGCTGGCCTACAGGTAATGCATGATAAGGATGCAAAAAGAATGGTTAATTTTAGGGATATACCCGACGAACAGGTCAAATCAATCAAAGCTCCTACCTTTATCATCATCGCAGACCAAGATGTTATACAACCCGAGCATGCTATCGAAATGCACAGACAGATTACCAACTCAGAACTTGCTATAATCCCAGGCGTACATGGTGAGTATATTGAAGAAATAACAACACTAAAGTCCAATTCTAAAGAAGCACGCTTTGTAATTCCAATGCTTGAAAGTTTCCTTGACAAAGGAAGAAGAAAGTAA
- a CDS encoding response regulator, producing the protein MGKEVFILEDDKDIGFILNHVLFEHGYQVSVYENLSDIRQGLDDHLPDLLLMDVRLPDGNGLDLCAELKSAEGDSLPILMMSADLDVHLNSICVADEFIAKPFDLNVILGKIEFHLRKAG; encoded by the coding sequence ATGGGAAAAGAGGTTTTTATTTTGGAAGACGATAAAGATATCGGCTTTATTTTAAATCATGTTTTATTTGAGCATGGGTATCAGGTAAGTGTTTATGAGAATTTATCGGATATCAGGCAGGGACTTGATGACCACTTGCCAGACTTACTGCTGATGGATGTACGGTTGCCTGACGGAAATGGTCTGGATCTTTGTGCTGAACTGAAATCTGCTGAAGGGGATAGCCTACCGATTTTGATGATGTCGGCAGATTTGGATGTGCACCTTAATAGTATCTGTGTAGCTGATGAGTTTATCGCTAAGCCTTTCGATCTGAATGTGATATTAGGTAAGATTGAATTTCACCTTCGTAAAGCAGGATAA
- a CDS encoding winged helix-turn-helix transcriptional regulator gives MRKDNSTNAFNEKQINDSCGMAYSLSIIGGRWKPAILCRLLYGKMRYSDLKKSIANISERMLVAQLRELESEQVVRRIVHPVVPPRVEYELTELGLTMKQMLKAMSEWGNMHRNKVQGTESQIPVDTCI, from the coding sequence ATGAGAAAAGACAACTCTACGAATGCTTTTAATGAAAAACAGATCAACGACAGTTGTGGCATGGCCTATTCTTTGTCTATAATAGGTGGCAGATGGAAACCGGCCATTTTGTGCAGGCTGTTGTATGGAAAAATGCGTTACAGCGATTTAAAAAAATCCATTGCCAATATTTCTGAACGGATGCTGGTTGCGCAGCTGCGCGAACTGGAAAGCGAACAGGTTGTACGAAGGATAGTCCATCCGGTTGTCCCGCCAAGGGTAGAATATGAATTGACAGAACTGGGTTTAACCATGAAGCAGATGCTAAAGGCCATGTCAGAATGGGGCAATATGCACCGAAACAAAGTGCAGGGTACCGAAAGCCAGATCCCGGTGGATACCTGTATCTAA